The genomic DNA CCGGCTGCTCGGCGGAGCCGGCCGCAGACCCCTTCCAGACAACCCCGTCCAGACGTTACCGGGCTGACACGAAACTGTCATGCGACTGTAATAATCGGGAGCTATTGCGCTCACCGGGCGCCGGTAGACCGGGTGCCAAAAGACCATATTCCGAACAGGAGCAGGCCACATGAGACATTTCATCCGCTCGGCGGCCGTTGCGATTGCAATGGCTGCGGCATCCACCCTTTCGATCTCCGCCGCGATGGCCGCCGACATCTCCGGCGCCGGCGCCACCTTCCCCTATCCGATCTATGCCAAGTGGGCCGACGCCTACAAAAAGGAGACCGGCACCGGCCTCAACTACCAGTCGATCGGCTCCGGCGGCGGCATCAAGCAGATCAAGGCCAAGACCGTGACCTTCGGCGCTTCCGATGCGCCGCTGAAGGGCGACGAGCTCGACTCCACCGGGCTGGCACAATTCCCGATGGTGATGGGCGGCATCGTTCCGGTCGTCAACCTCGAAGGTGTCAAGCCGGGCGAGCTCGTGCTCGACGGTCCGACGCTGGCCGACATCTTCATCGGCAAGATCACCAACTGGAATGACGAGGCGATCAAGAAGCTCAACCCCGACGTCAAGCTGCCCGACCAGGCGATTGCGGTCGTCCACCGTTCGGACGGCTCGGGCACCACGTTCAACTTCAGCTACTATCTCGGCGACGTCAGCGCCGATTGGAAGTCGAAGGTCGGCGTCGACAAGGCGCTCGAGTGGCCGGTGGGCATCGGCGCCAAGGGCAATGAGGGCGTCGCCAACAACGTGTCGCAGACCGGCGGCGCCATCGGCTATGTCGAATACGCCTATGCCAAGCAGAACAAGCTCACCTATACCGACTTGATCAACAAGGATGGCAAGAAGGTCGAGCCGACCGCCGCGGCGTTCTCGGCCGCCGCGGCCAATGCCGACTGGAGCTCGCAGCCGGGCTACGGCGTCATCCTGGCCAACCAGGCTGGCGCCGAATCCTGGCCGATGACCTCCGCCACCTGGATCCTCGTCTACAAGAAGCCCGACG from Mesorhizobium sp. M1E.F.Ca.ET.045.02.1.1 includes the following:
- the pstS gene encoding phosphate ABC transporter substrate-binding protein PstS, which produces MRHFIRSAAVAIAMAAASTLSISAAMAADISGAGATFPYPIYAKWADAYKKETGTGLNYQSIGSGGGIKQIKAKTVTFGASDAPLKGDELDSTGLAQFPMVMGGIVPVVNLEGVKPGELVLDGPTLADIFIGKITNWNDEAIKKLNPDVKLPDQAIAVVHRSDGSGTTFNFSYYLGDVSADWKSKVGVDKALEWPVGIGAKGNEGVANNVSQTGGAIGYVEYAYAKQNKLTYTDLINKDGKKVEPTAAAFSAAAANADWSSQPGYGVILANQAGAESWPMTSATWILVYKKPDDAAATGEALKFFAWSYAKGDDMAAELDYVPMPDAVVKSVEDMWGKDIVDSNGKPIFSGM